Proteins found in one Candidatus Zixiibacteriota bacterium genomic segment:
- a CDS encoding CusA/CzcA family heavy metal efflux RND transporter, translated as MGFTTLLLNNRFLVLLATGVLIVAGVVAWVRLPIDAFPDVTNTQVMIITKAPGLAAVDVEQRVSYPIEQVMGGLPRVRQVRSLSKAELSQVVIIFEDGVETYWTRQVVFERLAMAREELPPGVDPELGPISTGLGEIFQYTLEGETQDAMELRTIQDWLVAPLLKPIPGVNEVNSFGGYRKQYQILLVPDKLLKYGLTTNDVVEAVERNNANAGGGVVVRGWEQVYLRGVGLLADIPDVERIVLKTADGAPVYLRDVADVVIGSETRQGAVTRDGNGEVVAGMIIMLKGENSQEVVGRVKEAVARIGGTLPPGVRINAFYDRTSLIEACIKTVVDALLEGGIFVIVVLFLFVAEFRTSLIVVFSLPLTFLVSFIVMGRVGLTSNLMSLGGLAFSVGMVVDASIVVVENIRRHLAHRPGTERKRLIVAEAVAEVARPVGFSVLIIAIILIPLFTLQGIEGKMFAPLALTMLIALLVSLVVALTIVPVLSDAVLRQVPEREFGFIRRFHRGYLHLLGKAMLYRKRTLAISGVLLASSMALAPFIGTEFMPPLDEGSIAINVVRLPNASLEGAVKVSEFMEKRLLKFPEVQTVVSKTGRAEISEDPMGPEQTDVFIMLKPRGKWGTGRDKSELVEAIQKDLAEIPGLRYSFSQPIALRVNELISGVKSDLAVKAFGSDLDVLKDFADRAAAAVQGVDGAQDVKVEQVSGMNQLDAIIDREAAARYGINVTAINDAIETAIAGREATTLIEGQRRFAVLVRYPEGARNDIPQIERLLIPAPGGERVPLGQIARLQLVEAPAQISRENGMRRVVVETNVRGRDLGGFVEDVQAKIAPLARELPSGYFVEYGGQFENQQRAMRQLTIVVPIALLLIMVFLYMALGSISSSLLVLLNLPFALVGGIVAVVIFGMPLSVSAAVAFIVLLGIAVQNGVVLVAFFKQLRDRGESVAVTVMKGCDLRFRPLLMTALASFIGHLPMLYATGSGSDIQKPLAVVVMGGLITSTILTLIVLPVIYGWFEGRRVETEL; from the coding sequence ATGGGATTCACGACGCTCCTGCTGAACAACCGATTCCTTGTCCTCCTGGCGACAGGTGTTCTGATTGTCGCCGGGGTCGTGGCTTGGGTTCGCCTGCCCATCGATGCCTTCCCCGACGTCACCAACACCCAAGTGATGATCATCACCAAGGCGCCCGGTCTGGCCGCTGTCGACGTCGAGCAGCGGGTGAGTTACCCCATCGAGCAGGTGATGGGAGGATTGCCCAGGGTGAGACAGGTGCGTTCGCTCTCCAAGGCAGAGTTGTCCCAAGTCGTGATCATCTTCGAGGATGGTGTTGAGACGTACTGGACCCGCCAAGTTGTGTTTGAGCGTCTGGCCATGGCGCGCGAGGAGCTTCCCCCTGGGGTGGACCCGGAACTCGGGCCGATCAGCACCGGCCTAGGGGAGATCTTCCAGTACACGCTGGAGGGCGAAACTCAGGACGCCATGGAGCTGCGCACGATCCAAGACTGGCTGGTCGCGCCGCTGCTCAAACCGATCCCGGGTGTGAATGAGGTGAACAGTTTCGGCGGCTACAGGAAGCAATACCAAATCCTGCTCGTGCCGGACAAGCTGCTCAAGTACGGCCTGACCACGAACGACGTGGTCGAGGCCGTGGAACGCAACAACGCCAATGCGGGTGGCGGCGTAGTGGTCCGCGGCTGGGAACAGGTCTACCTGCGGGGCGTGGGACTGCTGGCGGATATCCCGGACGTCGAGCGGATCGTGCTCAAGACCGCCGATGGCGCGCCCGTGTACCTGCGCGACGTGGCCGACGTCGTCATCGGCTCGGAAACGCGTCAGGGTGCCGTCACGCGGGACGGCAATGGCGAGGTTGTCGCCGGCATGATCATCATGCTCAAAGGCGAAAACTCCCAGGAGGTGGTCGGCCGAGTCAAGGAAGCCGTTGCCCGCATCGGAGGCACGCTCCCCCCAGGTGTCCGTATCAACGCGTTCTATGACCGTACATCGCTGATCGAGGCCTGCATCAAGACCGTGGTCGACGCCCTGCTCGAAGGCGGCATCTTCGTCATTGTCGTGTTGTTTCTGTTTGTGGCGGAGTTCCGCACGTCTCTCATCGTCGTCTTTTCCCTACCGCTCACGTTTCTCGTCAGTTTCATCGTCATGGGGCGTGTCGGCCTGACCTCGAACCTAATGAGTCTAGGAGGTCTGGCATTCTCCGTCGGCATGGTCGTCGATGCCTCAATCGTCGTGGTGGAGAACATCCGCCGTCACCTTGCCCACCGACCCGGAACGGAGAGGAAGCGACTGATCGTAGCCGAAGCGGTTGCCGAAGTGGCACGGCCGGTGGGGTTTTCGGTCCTGATCATTGCCATCATCCTCATCCCTCTGTTTACCCTGCAAGGTATCGAAGGCAAGATGTTCGCGCCGCTCGCGTTGACGATGCTGATTGCCCTGCTCGTCTCGCTCGTCGTGGCCCTCACCATTGTGCCGGTGCTCTCGGATGCGGTTCTGAGGCAGGTACCGGAGAGAGAGTTCGGCTTCATCCGCCGTTTCCATAGGGGATATTTGCACCTGCTGGGAAAGGCCATGCTCTATCGCAAGCGGACCCTGGCAATCTCCGGCGTACTGTTGGCAAGCTCGATGGCGCTTGCGCCGTTCATCGGGACAGAGTTCATGCCGCCGCTCGATGAGGGATCGATCGCCATCAACGTCGTGCGTCTCCCGAATGCCTCGCTGGAAGGTGCCGTCAAGGTCTCGGAGTTCATGGAGAAACGGCTGTTGAAGTTCCCGGAAGTGCAGACCGTGGTCAGCAAGACCGGCCGCGCCGAAATCTCCGAGGACCCCATGGGCCCGGAGCAGACCGATGTCTTCATCATGCTCAAGCCGCGAGGGAAATGGGGAACAGGACGCGACAAGAGCGAGCTCGTCGAGGCCATCCAGAAGGATCTGGCGGAAATCCCGGGGCTGCGCTACTCGTTCTCACAACCGATCGCGCTCCGCGTCAACGAGTTGATTTCCGGAGTCAAGAGTGATCTCGCGGTCAAGGCCTTCGGCTCCGACTTGGACGTCCTCAAGGACTTCGCGGACCGTGCCGCAGCGGCGGTTCAGGGCGTTGACGGCGCCCAGGACGTGAAGGTCGAGCAGGTCTCGGGAATGAACCAACTCGACGCCATCATCGACCGCGAAGCCGCCGCGCGATATGGCATCAACGTGACCGCGATCAACGATGCCATCGAGACGGCGATCGCCGGCCGGGAGGCGACCACGCTGATCGAGGGGCAACGGCGATTCGCCGTGCTCGTGCGCTACCCCGAGGGAGCACGGAATGACATTCCCCAGATTGAACGCCTGCTCATCCCCGCCCCGGGAGGCGAACGTGTCCCGCTGGGACAGATTGCCCGACTGCAACTGGTCGAGGCACCGGCCCAGATCAGCCGCGAGAACGGCATGCGCCGCGTCGTCGTGGAGACCAACGTGCGCGGCCGGGACCTCGGTGGTTTTGTGGAGGATGTGCAGGCGAAGATCGCTCCCCTGGCGCGGGAGCTCCCTTCGGGTTACTTCGTCGAGTACGGTGGGCAGTTCGAGAATCAGCAGCGCGCCATGCGCCAACTCACCATTGTCGTGCCCATCGCCCTGCTCCTGATCATGGTGTTCCTCTACATGGCACTGGGTTCGATCTCAAGCTCACTGCTGGTACTTCTCAATCTCCCGTTCGCACTCGTCGGGGGCATTGTCGCGGTCGTCATCTTCGGGATGCCGCTCTCTGTATCGGCGGCGGTGGCATTCATCGTCCTACTCGGAATCGCGGTCCAGAACGGTGTCGTGCTCGTCGCCTTTTTCAAGCAATTGCGCGATCGCGGAGAGAGCGTTGCGGTGACGGTCATGAAGGGTTGTGACCTGCGTTTCCGTCCCCTGCTCATGACCGCGCTCGCAAGTTTCATCGGCCACCTGCCGATGCTGTACGCCACCGGTTCCGGGTCGGACATCCAAAAGCCGCTCGCCGTTGTTGTGATGGGTGGATTGATCACCAGCACGATTCTGACGCTGATCGTGCTGCCGGTGATCTACGGATGGTTCGAGGGCCGACGCGTCGAGACCGAGCTTTAG
- the ccsA gene encoding cytochrome c biogenesis protein CcsA: MTVGNILLWAAGLAVLGAMTYYVRPNTSGDRPVMAERLVVVHLLLLTLAGGVLFRLFLTDQFQCAYVAHNSSRDLPLYYKISAFWAGQEGTFLLWAWITAVLAVSVMRRRGELTALTMAYLLGTQVFLMVLLYVRSPFAAVPGSEVPPDGNGLNPLLKDPWMVVHPPIIFVGYAAFAVPFAYAMAALTRRRWSSLAAAMFPWAAFATATLGLGIFIGGFWAYKVLGWGGYWGWDPVENASLVPWLMGLALVHALLIFRIRGQLGKTTLLLAVGCYLLVVYGTFLTRSGVLADFSVHSFTDAGINVYLTGYLIGVTFLSIALLVFGARSMPSTPMTKAVNSREFGLVLSILLFGLTAGFVLVGTSSPILTGIGGNPANVTTAYYNAVALPLGIFIALVLGFSPFLLFERIRWGDLFKAAMPSFLLATVATLVVILWTPVVFAHAVLVFVAVLALGSNLIAAVRFSQARLTRIAGHLTHFGFAIMVLGIIASSAYSGEERLKINSGDHGSAFGYDIAFRGAVDGKHAEEGYLDLTLSRGADTCAARPKLYMSEYTQQVMRTPYVKKNLLYDLYVAPLDHERPEGDSNIVALVKGSSARYGDRDLTFDRFETGEHSQTGAMRVGAVIRVAHGGDTTTVVPALEITGDGHHPFPVNVSGTELVLSLVGMNVEQRQVFLKIDDPNTPARLTNPERVVLAVSRKPLTSFVWSGCVLVSLGSGLSFWRRRREAALMG; this comes from the coding sequence TTGACTGTTGGCAACATTCTGTTGTGGGCCGCGGGACTGGCGGTGCTGGGTGCCATGACATACTACGTGCGCCCCAATACCTCCGGTGACCGACCGGTCATGGCCGAGCGGCTGGTTGTCGTGCATCTGCTGCTCTTGACGCTGGCGGGAGGCGTGCTCTTTCGACTATTCCTGACAGACCAGTTCCAGTGCGCCTACGTCGCACACAATTCTTCCCGTGATCTGCCGTTGTACTACAAGATCTCCGCCTTCTGGGCAGGGCAGGAGGGGACATTCCTGCTCTGGGCGTGGATCACGGCGGTGCTGGCGGTGAGTGTCATGCGGCGGCGCGGTGAGCTGACGGCGTTGACCATGGCGTATCTGTTGGGCACGCAGGTGTTCCTCATGGTTCTGCTGTACGTGCGATCGCCGTTTGCAGCGGTACCGGGAAGCGAGGTTCCCCCTGACGGGAACGGACTCAATCCGTTGCTCAAGGATCCGTGGATGGTCGTCCACCCACCGATCATCTTCGTCGGTTATGCCGCATTTGCCGTTCCCTTCGCATATGCGATGGCGGCGCTCACGCGGCGGCGGTGGTCATCACTGGCGGCCGCCATGTTTCCCTGGGCAGCATTCGCGACGGCGACGCTCGGGCTGGGAATCTTCATCGGCGGCTTCTGGGCCTACAAAGTCCTCGGCTGGGGCGGGTATTGGGGCTGGGACCCTGTGGAGAATGCCTCGTTGGTGCCCTGGTTGATGGGTCTGGCGCTGGTCCATGCGCTCTTGATCTTCCGCATCCGCGGGCAATTGGGGAAGACGACGCTGCTATTGGCGGTCGGATGTTACCTGCTCGTGGTCTATGGGACCTTCCTGACACGGTCGGGAGTGCTGGCGGATTTCTCGGTGCATTCGTTCACCGACGCGGGGATCAACGTCTATCTGACCGGCTATCTGATCGGGGTCACGTTTCTATCTATTGCGCTGTTGGTCTTCGGCGCGCGCTCGATGCCTTCGACACCGATGACCAAGGCGGTCAACTCGCGCGAGTTCGGTCTGGTTCTGAGCATACTCCTGTTCGGGCTGACCGCGGGTTTCGTTCTGGTCGGGACTTCCTCGCCGATCCTTACCGGGATCGGGGGGAATCCGGCGAACGTCACCACGGCGTACTACAATGCCGTGGCGCTGCCCTTGGGCATCTTCATCGCGCTCGTGCTCGGCTTTTCGCCGTTCCTGCTGTTTGAACGCATCCGCTGGGGTGACTTGTTCAAGGCGGCGATGCCGTCGTTCCTTCTGGCCACGGTCGCGACTCTGGTCGTGATCCTGTGGACGCCGGTGGTCTTCGCGCACGCGGTCCTGGTCTTCGTGGCCGTCTTGGCGTTGGGATCGAATCTGATCGCGGCGGTCCGTTTTTCTCAAGCTCGCCTGACGCGCATCGCCGGACATCTCACGCATTTCGGGTTCGCGATCATGGTGCTGGGGATCATCGCCTCATCGGCGTACTCAGGGGAGGAACGCCTCAAGATCAACAGCGGCGATCACGGCTCGGCTTTTGGCTACGACATCGCATTCCGCGGCGCCGTGGACGGGAAACACGCTGAGGAGGGGTACTTGGACTTGACGCTCTCGCGTGGTGCCGACACTTGTGCTGCGCGCCCCAAGCTGTACATGTCGGAGTACACGCAGCAGGTCATGCGTACGCCGTATGTGAAGAAGAACCTTCTCTATGATCTCTATGTTGCTCCCCTCGACCACGAACGGCCTGAGGGCGATTCGAATATCGTTGCTTTGGTCAAGGGTAGCTCAGCCCGCTACGGCGATCGGGATCTGACGTTCGACCGCTTCGAGACCGGGGAGCACAGCCAGACCGGAGCCATGCGCGTTGGTGCCGTGATCCGCGTTGCGCACGGGGGTGACACGACCACAGTTGTCCCCGCGCTGGAAATCACCGGTGACGGGCATCACCCGTTCCCCGTCAACGTATCGGGAACGGAACTGGTGCTCTCACTTGTCGGGATGAATGTCGAGCAGCGCCAGGTCTTCCTGAAGATCGATGATCCCAATACACCGGCAAGACTGACGAACCCGGAGCGCGTGGTGCTTGCCGTCAGCCGCAAGCCCCTGACCAGCTTCGTCTGGAGCGGTTGTGTCTTGGTCTCGCTCGGCTCAGGACTATCGTTCTGGCGACGTCGCCGGGAGGCGGCGCTGATGGGCTGA
- a CDS encoding cytochrome c3 family protein produces the protein MMGGTPMRDVAAIALSVLAVVLVVVEGDLRGQTKAPPDLPYEGAHLSPMTGVFRDPSVPRGDCRHCHISHAETEPQVQNLFAPNDNALCYSTSGVEGCHINRPTGGSAGYPAQEEDRFPDQHPYHGYFEANSGGDRTSGSNNRVRWPGRLIWENLTYSRHYASPAMPRLDGTGRGACLNCHDPHNGAGPYGQLTKAYGPIAGAATNGAPPEYALCFNCHGPNGPSGMSPESRRIADLYSRTATGSSRAGHAIDETRGAVKKGDRLPCYDCHNAHGSMGSDGQHPNAFLLSDQRPGWYGLTAIRTDSVQVRRFCTGCHAYPDLSGSGGMVEGVRPKTLPNEYPHRSYETKHCYDCHGRDYASPGGFNVHNPSGGE, from the coding sequence GGGCGGAACGCCAATGCGAGACGTCGCCGCGATCGCCCTGTCGGTGCTCGCTGTCGTGCTGGTCGTCGTCGAGGGCGACCTGCGCGGTCAGACGAAGGCGCCTCCCGACCTGCCCTACGAGGGGGCACATCTATCGCCGATGACCGGGGTCTTCCGCGATCCCAGCGTCCCGCGCGGCGACTGCCGTCATTGCCACATTTCACATGCGGAGACAGAGCCGCAGGTACAGAACCTCTTTGCACCCAACGACAATGCGCTCTGTTACTCGACCAGCGGCGTCGAGGGGTGTCACATCAACCGCCCGACGGGCGGGAGCGCCGGGTATCCGGCACAGGAAGAGGATCGCTTCCCCGATCAGCATCCCTACCACGGCTACTTCGAGGCCAATAGTGGAGGTGACAGAACGTCCGGCTCAAACAACCGCGTGCGCTGGCCGGGGCGGTTGATCTGGGAGAACCTCACGTACTCACGGCATTATGCCAGTCCTGCGATGCCTCGCCTGGATGGGACCGGTCGCGGCGCCTGTCTGAACTGTCATGATCCTCACAATGGCGCCGGACCCTATGGTCAGTTGACCAAGGCGTATGGACCGATCGCTGGGGCCGCGACCAACGGCGCGCCCCCCGAGTATGCGCTGTGCTTCAACTGCCACGGACCGAACGGCCCTTCGGGGATGTCGCCAGAATCGCGCCGGATCGCCGACCTCTACAGCCGCACGGCCACAGGGTCGAGCCGGGCCGGCCACGCCATCGATGAGACCCGCGGCGCGGTCAAAAAGGGGGATCGTCTGCCCTGCTACGATTGCCACAACGCCCATGGTTCGATGGGAAGCGACGGACAGCACCCCAATGCCTTTCTGCTGTCTGACCAGCGGCCCGGGTGGTATGGGTTGACGGCGATACGTACCGATTCGGTGCAGGTGCGTCGTTTCTGTACCGGATGTCATGCCTACCCGGATCTCAGTGGTTCGGGCGGGATGGTCGAAGGGGTCCGGCCGAAGACGCTGCCGAATGAGTACCCGCATCGATCCTATGAGACGAAGCACTGCTACGACTGTCATGGCAGGGACTACGCGAGTCCCGGCGGATTCAACGTTCACAACCCTTCCGGAGGTGAGTGA
- a CDS encoding P-II family nitrogen regulator translates to MKEIKAIIQPYMAEDACDALAEIDGLPGLTISQVQGFGKSRAVGADAVIEENGRSFARMTKLEVVVADDMAPLVVDAIARAAHTGKPGDGKIFVYEVSEVVKIRTGERGKSAI, encoded by the coding sequence GTGAAGGAGATCAAAGCCATCATTCAACCCTACATGGCGGAAGATGCCTGTGACGCTCTGGCGGAGATAGACGGTCTGCCGGGACTGACGATCTCGCAGGTTCAGGGATTCGGCAAGTCCCGCGCGGTCGGCGCTGATGCGGTGATCGAAGAGAACGGCCGCTCCTTCGCGCGAATGACGAAGCTGGAAGTCGTCGTGGCCGATGACATGGCACCCCTCGTCGTCGATGCCATAGCCCGGGCCGCCCACACCGGGAAGCCGGGCGACGGGAAGATTTTCGTCTATGAGGTCTCGGAAGTCGTGAAGATACGCACCGGTGAGCGCGGCAAATCCGCGATCTGA
- a CDS encoding NHL repeat-containing protein: protein MNAIHREPVWGQDYRSIVGLASDPVSGELYVLDAGRRMVDVMDSTGIVRFSFGHWFTDPKTGQRQQGEPNSLAVAADGEIFITDFFSNRVDVLNIRGESVGQIDVLGLLGWDQTTCRPEKVALHGSDWLYVSITGTRSGIARCRTDGSECTLFVDATAEKIDCITAIGVAPDGRVAVADYRGNPAVRIYDAAGALALGFGGHDTDPGDLSFPTAVLFAADGTFWVVDALRQVVKHYAASGEFTEYIGGFGAGPGNLRYPSAVTGNGVSQLFVAERVGRRVQEYILPAALAASPSSDSTRAGAVASDPDGENARSYKH from the coding sequence GTGAATGCGATCCACCGGGAGCCGGTCTGGGGTCAGGACTATCGCTCGATCGTCGGTCTGGCTTCCGACCCAGTCTCAGGCGAGCTCTACGTCTTGGACGCGGGACGGCGCATGGTCGACGTGATGGACTCGACCGGGATTGTGCGATTCTCGTTCGGTCACTGGTTTACCGATCCGAAGACCGGTCAGCGCCAACAGGGCGAGCCGAACTCCCTGGCGGTGGCCGCCGATGGCGAGATCTTCATCACCGACTTCTTCTCGAACCGCGTCGACGTGCTGAACATTAGAGGAGAATCGGTCGGCCAGATCGATGTTCTGGGCTTGCTGGGATGGGACCAGACGACCTGTCGCCCGGAGAAGGTGGCGCTCCATGGGTCCGACTGGCTCTATGTCAGCATCACCGGCACGCGCAGCGGCATCGCCCGCTGCCGGACGGACGGCTCCGAGTGCACGCTGTTTGTCGATGCGACGGCCGAGAAGATCGACTGCATCACCGCGATCGGCGTGGCGCCCGATGGCCGCGTGGCGGTCGCCGATTACCGGGGGAATCCGGCGGTGCGGATCTACGATGCCGCCGGGGCGCTGGCGCTCGGATTCGGCGGCCACGATACGGACCCCGGGGATCTGTCGTTTCCAACGGCGGTGCTCTTTGCCGCCGACGGGACCTTCTGGGTGGTCGATGCGCTGCGCCAGGTTGTGAAGCACTACGCCGCCAGCGGTGAATTCACTGAGTACATCGGTGGATTCGGTGCCGGACCCGGGAATCTGCGCTATCCGAGCGCGGTCACGGGTAATGGCGTCTCCCAGTTGTTCGTCGCCGAGCGGGTCGGGCGTCGGGTGCAGGAATACATCCTGCCCGCCGCTTTGGCGGCGTCGCCATCGTCCGACAGCACGCGCGCCGGCGCGGTGGCATCCGATCCCGACGGAGAGAATGCGAGGAGTTACAAGCATTAG
- a CDS encoding efflux RND transporter periplasmic adaptor subunit — protein MWKRILPYVLVLALGIGVGIILSSPSTESESSHVNAATAPHADTDHGDAVHQDHAGEELSDLDRSVEELLSATCEHGVKTFECDECRYETGIVKAPAGLFEDGLLHTDTASRRRVETALTVTGEVRFDERRVAHVGAQVEGIIRDVHVVVGDMVRKGQALLGIESVAIGEAEADYLEAEAMLRLAQSNYEREAELRKKGFAIEREYLQSKQDFETTQIRANSALGKLTRLGMAEVDARALTQASANGRMVLRAPLDGTVLSVHGVSGEVVEVAEDLATIGDNSAVWVWADLYEQDMARLGQMQWPDRMLAVVTSTAYPGAEFPGTVDFISPHMEEVSRTVRVRVATDNPGGRLLDGMFVNVRILLPENEQALTLPETAVLEDEGRAFVFLQLQGNYYLRRPVGTGRRWADRIEIAEGLTGGEIVVADGSFLLKSDVLRSKMGAGCAD, from the coding sequence ATGTGGAAGCGGATACTGCCTTATGTGCTCGTGCTGGCGCTCGGCATCGGTGTCGGCATCATTCTCTCCTCGCCATCGACCGAATCGGAGTCGTCACACGTGAATGCTGCGACGGCGCCGCATGCCGACACCGATCATGGTGATGCCGTCCACCAAGACCATGCCGGGGAGGAGCTTTCCGATCTCGACCGTTCGGTCGAAGAGCTGCTCAGCGCCACCTGCGAGCACGGCGTCAAGACGTTCGAGTGCGACGAATGTCGCTACGAAACCGGGATCGTGAAAGCCCCCGCCGGCCTCTTTGAGGATGGACTCCTGCACACCGATACCGCGTCCCGACGGCGCGTGGAGACAGCGCTGACCGTCACCGGCGAGGTCCGTTTCGACGAACGACGAGTGGCGCATGTCGGCGCGCAGGTGGAAGGGATCATTCGCGACGTTCATGTCGTGGTCGGCGACATGGTGAGAAAGGGCCAAGCCCTGTTGGGAATCGAGAGCGTCGCCATCGGCGAGGCGGAGGCCGACTATCTGGAAGCGGAAGCGATGCTGCGGCTGGCGCAGAGCAACTACGAACGGGAGGCAGAACTTCGCAAGAAGGGATTCGCGATTGAGAGGGAGTACTTGCAGTCCAAACAGGACTTCGAGACAACTCAGATTCGCGCCAACTCAGCGCTGGGCAAACTCACCCGGCTGGGAATGGCCGAAGTCGATGCCCGGGCGCTGACGCAGGCATCGGCCAACGGCCGAATGGTGCTGCGTGCTCCTCTGGATGGCACAGTGCTGTCCGTGCACGGCGTCTCCGGGGAGGTCGTCGAAGTGGCAGAGGATCTCGCCACGATCGGGGATAACAGCGCGGTCTGGGTGTGGGCGGATTTGTACGAGCAGGACATGGCGCGGCTGGGGCAGATGCAGTGGCCGGACCGAATGCTGGCGGTTGTGACCAGCACGGCCTACCCAGGGGCGGAGTTCCCGGGGACGGTGGACTTCATCAGTCCTCATATGGAAGAGGTCTCGCGAACCGTCAGAGTACGGGTCGCAACCGATAATCCCGGTGGACGGCTCCTGGATGGGATGTTCGTCAACGTGCGGATTCTCCTGCCCGAAAATGAGCAGGCGTTGACGTTGCCGGAAACCGCTGTCTTGGAGGATGAGGGACGCGCGTTTGTCTTCTTGCAACTGCAGGGCAACTACTACCTGCGACGACCGGTGGGCACGGGTCGTCGCTGGGCCGACAGGATCGAGATTGCAGAAGGCCTTACCGGCGGGGAAATCGTAGTCGCCGACGGTTCGTTCCTGCTGAAGTCGGACGTTCTGCGTTCCAAAATGGGTGCGGGGTGCGCCGACTGA